The proteins below come from a single Streptomyces sp. B3I8 genomic window:
- a CDS encoding TetR/AcrR family transcriptional regulator, with translation MTRADSTAGQRETPVRATPVRETPVRGRPRSEAAEHAIIEGVLALLEDGVPLAELSIERIARTAGVGKATIYRRWSGKEELFVDVVRAAEPSEPGLPGTCLRDDLVVMLEWMRRRGLASRSSAVLHNVYAQMKSSPRIWAAYEGSVIEPRRSALAEVLRQAQERGEIRADVDVRLVNDLLTGPMLLRTVLRPDGDIPEDLAQRIVDTVLEGLRPPATGPLPAGSLPAEPSSAAPRPTGPQSQGAASA, from the coding sequence GTGACCCGTGCCGACAGCACCGCCGGACAGCGGGAGACTCCCGTGCGGGCAACCCCCGTGCGGGAGACCCCCGTGCGGGGGCGCCCCCGCAGCGAGGCGGCGGAGCACGCCATCATCGAGGGCGTCCTCGCACTCCTGGAGGACGGGGTGCCGCTCGCCGAGCTCTCCATAGAGCGGATCGCCCGCACGGCCGGCGTCGGCAAGGCGACGATCTACCGCCGCTGGAGCGGCAAGGAGGAGCTCTTCGTCGACGTCGTGCGCGCCGCGGAGCCCTCCGAGCCCGGGCTGCCCGGCACCTGCCTCCGCGACGACCTGGTGGTCATGCTGGAGTGGATGCGCCGGCGCGGGCTGGCCAGCCGGTCCTCGGCGGTCCTGCACAACGTCTACGCCCAGATGAAGTCCAGCCCCCGGATCTGGGCGGCCTACGAGGGGTCCGTCATCGAACCCCGCCGCAGCGCCCTCGCGGAGGTGCTGAGGCAGGCCCAGGAACGGGGCGAGATCCGCGCCGACGTCGACGTGCGGCTCGTCAACGACCTGCTCACCGGCCCCATGCTCCTGCGGACCGTCCTGCGCCCCGACGGCGACATCCCCGAGGACCTCGCGCAACGCATCGTCGACACGGTCCTGGAGGGCCTCCGCCCACCCGCCACCGGGCCGCTGCCCGCCGGATCCCTGCCCGCCGAACCCTCGTCCGCCGCGCCCCGGCCCACCGGGCCCCAGTCCCAGGGGGCCGCGTCCGCCTGA
- a CDS encoding ATP-binding cassette domain-containing protein encodes MTRIDKNPDAAPDAAVTVRGLVKHYGTTKALDGVDLDVREGTVLGVLGPNGAGKTTLVRCLSTLIVPDAGRATVAGYDVLRQPRQTRRVIGLTGQYASVDEKLSGFENLYLIGRLLDLPRREARARADGLLERFSLTEAAKRPVGTYSGGMRRRLDLAASMIGRPAVLFLDEPTTGLDPRTRNEVWTEVRRMVAEGATVLLTTQYMEEAEYLALELTVVDRGKVVAGGRIDELKARVGGRTLRIRPADPLELRPTAAALDEFGLTGPGGATVDAETASVMVPVLSDEQLTAVLGALTARGITLSSVTTELPSLDEVFLSLTGHKASAAQDDVPAREEVAV; translated from the coding sequence ATGACGCGAATCGACAAGAACCCCGACGCCGCCCCGGACGCGGCCGTCACCGTACGGGGGCTGGTGAAGCACTACGGCACGACGAAGGCGCTCGACGGCGTCGATCTCGACGTGCGGGAGGGGACCGTCCTCGGCGTGCTCGGTCCCAACGGGGCCGGCAAGACCACCCTGGTCCGCTGTCTGTCCACCCTGATCGTGCCGGACGCCGGCCGGGCCACCGTCGCCGGCTACGACGTGCTGCGCCAGCCGCGCCAGACGCGTCGTGTGATCGGCCTCACCGGCCAGTACGCCTCGGTCGACGAGAAGCTGTCCGGCTTCGAGAACCTCTACCTGATCGGCCGCCTGCTCGACCTCCCCCGCCGCGAGGCCCGCGCCCGCGCCGACGGTCTGCTGGAGCGGTTCTCCCTCACCGAGGCCGCCAAGCGCCCGGTGGGCACCTACTCCGGCGGCATGCGGCGCCGGCTCGACCTCGCCGCCTCCATGATCGGCCGCCCGGCGGTGCTGTTCCTGGACGAGCCGACGACCGGTCTGGACCCGCGCACCCGCAACGAGGTGTGGACGGAGGTGCGCCGGATGGTCGCCGAGGGCGCGACCGTGCTGCTCACCACCCAGTACATGGAGGAGGCCGAGTACCTGGCCTTGGAGCTGACCGTCGTGGACCGCGGCAAGGTCGTCGCGGGCGGCAGGATCGACGAGCTGAAGGCGCGGGTCGGCGGCCGTACGCTGCGGATCCGCCCGGCGGACCCGCTGGAGCTGCGCCCGACGGCCGCCGCGCTCGACGAGTTCGGGCTCACCGGCCCCGGGGGCGCCACCGTGGACGCCGAGACCGCGAGCGTCATGGTGCCGGTCCTCAGCGACGAGCAGCTCACCGCGGTGCTCGGCGCGCTCACCGCGCGCGGCATCACGCTCTCCTCCGTCACCACCGAACTGCCCAGTCTGGACGAGGTGTTCCTGTCGCTCACCGGCCACAAGGCCAGTGCCGCGCAGGACGACGTCCCCGCCCGTGAGGAGGTCGCCGTATGA
- a CDS encoding MFS transporter: protein MTTPAAPVERRIPESVHRRRWAILGVLMLSLLIVVLDNSILNVAIKTISTPAPTGLGATQSELEWAINAYTLVFAGLLFTAGLLGDRLGRKKTLLAGLAVFGIGSALAAESGSPVQLIVFRAVMGLGAAFVMPATLAVLMNVFEREEQPKAIGIWAGGVGLAIAIGPITGGLLLDHFWWGSVFLVNVPIVVLAIGLMVWLVPDSRDPRPGRLDPVGVVLSVIGLVLLVYGIIKGGQLADFGDPKVLASSLGGFAVLVLFVIYEKRSDHPSIDVTYFRNKVFSAAIAAITLVFFALMGVTFFSVFYTQSVRGYSPLQTGLLMLPLAAAQMIFAPRARLLVDRFGNKATTTGGLVILAAMLAAFAWLDSDTPIWILEVIFFLMGTGMAHVMTPTSVVIMQALPREKAGSASALSNTFRQVGGALGIAVLGSVLSTAYRNGIEGHLAGVPAALRHTAGESIEATLGVAHKLGPRGDALVGPANDAFLHAMHVTALWGAGVAVLGAIVAAVFLPGRVREDPAGEKEPELVTTNRS, encoded by the coding sequence ATGACAACTCCCGCTGCCCCGGTCGAGCGCCGGATCCCGGAGTCGGTACACCGGCGACGGTGGGCCATCCTCGGTGTGCTCATGCTGAGCCTGCTGATCGTGGTGCTCGACAACTCGATCCTCAACGTGGCCATCAAGACCATCTCCACCCCGGCCCCCACCGGCCTGGGTGCCACCCAGAGCGAGCTGGAGTGGGCGATCAACGCCTACACGCTCGTCTTCGCCGGCCTGCTCTTCACCGCCGGCCTGCTCGGCGACCGGCTCGGCCGGAAGAAGACGCTGCTGGCCGGTCTCGCCGTCTTCGGCATCGGCTCGGCACTCGCCGCCGAGTCCGGCTCACCCGTCCAGCTCATCGTCTTCCGCGCGGTCATGGGCCTGGGTGCCGCGTTCGTCATGCCGGCCACCCTCGCCGTCCTCATGAACGTCTTCGAACGCGAGGAGCAGCCCAAGGCCATCGGCATCTGGGCCGGCGGTGTCGGCCTCGCCATCGCGATAGGCCCGATCACCGGCGGACTCCTCCTGGACCACTTCTGGTGGGGCTCGGTCTTCCTGGTCAACGTGCCCATCGTGGTCCTGGCCATCGGACTGATGGTCTGGCTCGTCCCGGACTCCCGCGACCCGCGCCCCGGCCGCCTCGACCCGGTCGGCGTCGTCCTGTCCGTCATCGGTCTGGTGCTGCTCGTCTACGGCATCATCAAGGGCGGCCAGCTCGCCGACTTCGGGGATCCGAAGGTCCTGGCCAGCAGTCTCGGCGGGTTCGCCGTGCTGGTCCTCTTCGTGATCTACGAAAAGCGCAGCGACCACCCGTCCATCGACGTCACCTACTTCAGGAACAAGGTCTTCTCCGCCGCCATCGCCGCGATCACCCTGGTCTTCTTCGCGCTGATGGGCGTCACCTTCTTCTCCGTCTTCTACACCCAGAGCGTGCGCGGCTACTCGCCGCTGCAGACGGGTCTGCTGATGCTGCCGCTGGCCGCCGCGCAGATGATCTTCGCGCCGCGGGCCCGGCTGCTGGTGGACCGGTTCGGCAACAAGGCGACCACCACCGGTGGTCTGGTGATACTGGCCGCGATGCTCGCCGCGTTCGCCTGGCTCGACTCCGACACCCCCATCTGGATCCTCGAAGTGATCTTCTTCCTGATGGGTACCGGCATGGCGCACGTCATGACCCCGACCAGCGTGGTCATCATGCAGGCCCTGCCGCGCGAGAAGGCCGGCTCCGCCTCCGCGCTCAGCAACACCTTCCGCCAGGTCGGCGGCGCGCTCGGCATCGCGGTCCTCGGCTCGGTGCTCTCCACGGCGTACCGCAACGGCATCGAGGGGCACCTGGCCGGCGTCCCGGCCGCCCTGCGGCACACCGCCGGCGAGTCCATCGAGGCCACCCTCGGCGTGGCGCACAAGCTCGGTCCGCGCGGCGACGCCCTGGTCGGCCCCGCCAACGACGCCTTCCTGCACGCCATGCACGTCACCGCCCTGTGGGGCGCCGGCGTCGCGGTGCTCGGCGCGATCGTGGCGGCCGTCTTCCTGCCCGGAAGGGTCCGCGAGGACCCGGCGGGCGAGAAGGAACCGGAACTGGTCACGACCAACCGGTCCTGA
- a CDS encoding site-2 protease family protein, which yields MSTAATRHSDRRISPVFVGILAVAAVTGWATWTGLSEQPGLAVFLFVTASWIVSLCLHEYAHARTALHSGDFTIGAKGYLTLNPLKYTHALLSIVLPVLFMIMGGIGLPGGAVFVERGHIRGRWKHSAISAAGPLANVLFAVLCTVPFWLGALDDMPRTFRYAVAFLALLQITAAILNLLPVPGLDGYGVVEPWLSHNARRQMEPFAPFGLLFVFAVLWIPSVNNAFFDMVYGLLNGLGIDDFSTSCGYDLFRFWRDSDPQCVVTQ from the coding sequence ATGAGCACCGCCGCCACCCGCCACAGCGACCGGAGGATCAGTCCCGTCTTCGTGGGCATCCTGGCCGTCGCCGCGGTCACCGGGTGGGCCACCTGGACCGGGCTGTCCGAGCAGCCGGGCCTGGCCGTCTTCCTCTTCGTGACGGCCTCCTGGATCGTCTCGCTCTGTCTGCACGAGTACGCGCACGCCCGCACCGCCCTGCACAGCGGCGACTTCACGATCGGCGCCAAGGGCTATCTCACGCTCAACCCGCTGAAGTACACGCACGCCCTGCTCAGCATCGTGCTCCCGGTGCTGTTCATGATCATGGGCGGCATCGGCCTGCCGGGCGGTGCCGTCTTCGTCGAGCGCGGGCACATACGCGGCCGCTGGAAGCACAGCGCGATCTCGGCGGCAGGCCCGCTGGCCAACGTCCTGTTCGCCGTCCTGTGCACGGTCCCGTTCTGGCTGGGCGCGCTGGACGACATGCCGCGCACGTTCCGCTACGCGGTGGCGTTCCTCGCGCTGCTCCAGATCACCGCGGCGATCCTGAACCTGCTGCCGGTGCCGGGTCTGGACGGCTACGGCGTGGTCGAGCCGTGGCTGTCGCACAACGCCCGGCGCCAGATGGAGCCGTTCGCCCCGTTCGGGCTGCTGTTCGTGTTCGCGGTGCTGTGGATCCCGTCGGTGAACAACGCGTTCTTCGACATGGTCTACGGGCTGCTGAACGGCCTCGGCATCGACGACTTCTCGACGTCCTGCGGCTACGACCTGTTCCGCTTCTGGCGCGACAGCGACCCGCAATGCGTCGTCACCCAGTGA
- a CDS encoding ABC transporter permease encodes MSATTAAPHTTAPGSAPPAGHDDGRIGLRGHLRHTGALIRRNLLWIRQDPESMFDAVLFPIVFCLLFVFVFGGAITGADNRQEYVNYLVPGLMAMMGMNIAQGVGTGFNQDFQTGVMDRFRSLPIGRASVLIAKIVVEIGRMLVATAILLVVGFLLGLSVSDVPGLFAAIGLSMVFGFGVMWIFLTLGVVMKSAQAVQAMGFLVLMPLQFGSSIFAPTSTMPGWLQAFTDYNPLSSLADAARGLMNGGPVAHDILITVAWSVVLTAVMMPIAVRKFSTKA; translated from the coding sequence ATGAGCGCCACCACCGCCGCCCCGCACACCACCGCCCCCGGCTCCGCCCCGCCCGCCGGTCACGACGACGGCCGGATCGGACTGCGCGGCCATCTGCGCCACACCGGTGCGCTGATCCGCCGCAATCTGCTGTGGATCCGGCAGGACCCCGAGTCGATGTTCGACGCGGTGCTCTTCCCGATCGTGTTCTGCCTGCTGTTCGTGTTCGTCTTCGGCGGCGCGATCACCGGCGCCGACAACCGGCAGGAGTACGTCAACTACCTGGTGCCGGGCCTGATGGCGATGATGGGCATGAACATCGCCCAGGGCGTGGGCACCGGGTTCAACCAGGACTTCCAGACCGGGGTGATGGACCGCTTCCGGTCGCTGCCGATCGGCCGGGCCTCGGTGCTGATCGCCAAGATCGTGGTGGAGATCGGCCGGATGCTCGTGGCCACCGCGATCCTGCTCGTGGTGGGCTTCCTGCTCGGCCTGTCCGTGTCTGACGTCCCCGGCCTGTTCGCGGCCATCGGCCTGTCGATGGTGTTCGGCTTCGGGGTGATGTGGATCTTCCTGACCCTGGGTGTGGTGATGAAGAGCGCCCAGGCCGTCCAAGCGATGGGGTTCCTCGTGCTGATGCCGCTGCAGTTCGGTTCGTCCATCTTCGCCCCGACCAGCACCATGCCGGGCTGGCTCCAGGCGTTCACCGACTACAACCCGCTGTCCTCGCTGGCGGACGCCGCGCGGGGCCTGATGAACGGCGGGCCGGTGGCCCACGACATCCTGATCACCGTCGCCTGGTCGGTGGTGCTGACGGCGGTCATGATGCCGATCGCGGTCCGCAAGTTCTCCACCAAGGCGTGA
- the panB gene encoding 3-methyl-2-oxobutanoate hydroxymethyltransferase: protein MTQFSAAQEQSPAPGARDVLKPSGDSKALYGGRSTRRITVRDITAAKERGEKWPMLTAYDAMTASVFDEAGIPVMLVGDSAGNCHLGYDTTVPVTLDEMTMLSAAVVRGTRRALIVADLPFGSYQEGPVQALRSATRLVKEAGVGAVKLEGGERSHRQIELLVESGIPVMAHIGLTPQSVNAMGYRVQGRGEEAAQQLLRDAKAVQDAGAFAVVLELVPAELAAEVTRVLHIPTVGIGAGSETDAQVLVWTDMMGLTSGRVPKFVKQYAELRRVMGDAAKAFAEDVVGGTFPSEEHSVH from the coding sequence ATGACGCAGTTCTCGGCTGCCCAGGAGCAGTCCCCCGCGCCCGGTGCGCGGGACGTGCTGAAACCTTCCGGCGACAGCAAGGCGCTGTACGGGGGCAGGAGCACCCGGCGGATCACGGTGCGCGACATCACCGCCGCCAAGGAACGCGGCGAGAAGTGGCCCATGCTCACCGCCTACGACGCGATGACCGCGTCCGTGTTCGACGAGGCCGGCATCCCGGTCATGCTCGTCGGCGACTCGGCGGGCAACTGCCACCTGGGGTACGACACCACCGTCCCCGTCACCCTCGACGAGATGACCATGCTCTCCGCGGCCGTCGTGCGCGGCACCCGGCGCGCGCTGATCGTGGCCGACCTGCCGTTCGGCTCCTACCAGGAGGGCCCGGTCCAGGCGCTGCGCTCGGCGACACGGCTGGTGAAGGAGGCCGGGGTCGGCGCGGTGAAGCTGGAGGGCGGCGAGCGCTCGCACCGCCAGATCGAGCTGCTGGTCGAGTCCGGCATCCCGGTGATGGCCCACATCGGCCTCACCCCGCAGTCCGTCAACGCGATGGGCTACCGCGTGCAGGGCCGCGGCGAGGAGGCCGCGCAGCAACTGCTGCGGGACGCCAAGGCGGTGCAGGACGCGGGGGCGTTCGCGGTGGTCCTGGAACTGGTCCCGGCGGAGCTGGCGGCCGAGGTCACCCGCGTACTGCACATCCCGACCGTCGGCATCGGGGCGGGTTCCGAGACCGACGCGCAGGTACTGGTGTGGACGGACATGATGGGCCTGACGTCCGGCCGGGTGCCGAAGTTCGTGAAGCAGTACGCGGAGCTGCGCCGGGTCATGGGCGACGCGGCGAAGGCGTTCGCGGAGGACGTGGTGGGCGGCACCTTCCCGAGCGAGGAGCACTCCGTGCACTGA
- the npdG gene encoding NADPH-dependent F420 reductase, with the protein MTSSDSASHASDAPAKAADKAPAKDPWDLPDVSGLVVGVLGGTGPQGRGLAYRLARAGQKVIVGSRAADRARAAAEELGHGVEGADNADCARRSDVVIVAVPWEGHGDTLASLREELAGKLVVDCVNPLGFDKKGAYALKPEEGSAAEQAAALLPDARVTAAFHHLSAVLLGDPEVEEIDTDVMVLGEVRADVEIVQALAGRIPGMRGIFAGRLRNAHQVESLVANLISVNRRYKAHAGVRLTDV; encoded by the coding sequence ATGACCTCCAGCGACAGCGCATCCCACGCTTCCGACGCCCCCGCGAAGGCCGCTGACAAGGCCCCCGCCAAGGACCCCTGGGACCTGCCCGACGTCTCCGGGCTCGTCGTCGGCGTCCTCGGCGGCACCGGGCCGCAGGGCCGTGGCCTGGCCTACCGGCTCGCCCGGGCCGGCCAGAAGGTGATCGTCGGTTCCCGTGCCGCCGACCGGGCGCGGGCGGCCGCCGAGGAACTCGGCCACGGTGTCGAGGGCGCCGACAACGCCGACTGCGCGCGGCGCAGCGACGTCGTGATCGTCGCCGTACCGTGGGAGGGCCACGGCGACACCCTGGCGTCGCTGCGCGAGGAACTCGCCGGCAAGCTCGTCGTCGACTGCGTCAACCCGCTCGGCTTCGACAAGAAGGGCGCCTACGCGCTGAAGCCCGAGGAGGGCAGCGCCGCCGAGCAGGCCGCTGCGCTGCTGCCGGACGCGCGCGTCACCGCCGCCTTCCACCACCTGTCGGCGGTCCTGCTGGGGGACCCCGAGGTCGAGGAGATCGACACCGATGTGATGGTGCTCGGCGAGGTGCGCGCGGACGTCGAGATCGTCCAGGCGCTGGCCGGCCGCATCCCCGGCATGCGGGGGATCTTCGCCGGGCGGCTGCGCAACGCGCACCAGGTGGAGTCCCTGGTCGCCAACCTGATCTCGGTCAACCGCCGGTACAAGGCGCACGCGGGGGTCCGGCTCACCGACGTGTGA
- a CDS encoding BTAD domain-containing putative transcriptional regulator yields MGPVRYRILGTTQALRPDGTPVPVGGARLRALLTVLALRPGRTVPAGFLVEEVWTDAPPADAPGALQALVGRLRRALGAGAVESADGGYRLAAVADDVDLHRFERLTGEGRRALADGDAAKAAAVLDDALALWQGPPLADLPDRTGESARWEARRLDARRARLTAAVALGEAEQYLPELTALCGAHPLDEPLQALRLRALRAVGRPAQALVAYEAVRRLLADRLGTDPGPELRALHAELLAADAGARPGSAPAPTPRGNDRAHAPHEDDRAPGAPAGPAAGNDGGGSRAAVGPDEAGSRAAVGHDGAGSRAPVGHDDSGSRAPVTPHGTTPRNPDDGFAAGGARPGPPGNLRARLTSFVGRDGDIAALRQDLGAALRQDPRSALRQDPGAALRRHPGSAPRRDLGGARLVTLLGPGGAGKTRLSQEAGEAVADAVPDGVWLAELAPVRDPDAVPEAVLTALGARETVLRGAGAEEIRAAADPQRDDPVTRLVEHCARRRMLLILDNCEHVVDAAARLAEELLARCPGLTVLATSREPLGIAGESLRPVEPLPQPYALELLADRGAAARPGFRPEDDPEAAAEICRRLDGLPLAIELAAARLRMLTLRQIADRLDDRFRLLTSGSRTVLPRQQTLRAVVDWSWELLDDEERGVLRRLSVFAGGCDLAAAEAVCGPAALDALGSLVDKSLVVAAPAEAGDGAEMRYRLLETVAEYAGERLDESGERPESERAHLVHYRELARTADPLLRGSGQRAAMGRLQQEYENIRTALRRAVAARAEQDAICLVLSLVWYWQMRDLRMEARNWTSAVMELFPDPFEGPVRPVPDLVDRCTAAAPPFRPDVLDEARRGVHLAHLACMDVDMAAWQTERAQEKLRTIAGTYRPGQPQVCRMPGSLWFFAVLLTSGLDRIREIADATVATCRALGDEWDLAQALETRANIFANRSDWAVDATRDAEEALEIFERLGDAWGAAEALSARGEALERTGAYLRAAADYETAIEHADRLGAHAQVGVLRSRLGAALIEAGRGEEGERLLWRVIEENAGSASEGMPAARMFLSMWLGYTGRPAEGRQQLVRLREEFKAVGFPVFDALVQGLDAWLDTLEGRYEEALVRVREALRSAGDRLIQVMAPQMGSTYLVVAALTLAGLDGGIRTDAARCLGAADALLPNGHLLNVAERASRQEAERRLRELLGDQAYEAAYAEGGGLTLEEATALVRRAPAAAGDMGDMDIAGDVGVTGDTGDTGGTGDKDDTGDR; encoded by the coding sequence ATGGGCCCCGTGCGCTACCGCATCCTCGGCACCACCCAGGCCCTCCGCCCCGACGGCACGCCCGTTCCGGTCGGCGGGGCGCGGCTGCGCGCCCTGCTCACCGTGCTCGCCCTGCGGCCCGGGCGGACCGTGCCGGCCGGGTTCCTCGTCGAGGAGGTGTGGACCGACGCCCCGCCCGCCGACGCGCCGGGCGCGCTGCAGGCGCTGGTGGGGCGGCTGCGGCGGGCGCTGGGCGCGGGCGCGGTGGAGTCGGCGGACGGCGGCTACCGGCTCGCGGCGGTCGCCGACGACGTCGACCTGCACCGTTTCGAACGGCTCACCGGGGAGGGGCGGCGGGCGCTGGCCGACGGGGACGCCGCGAAGGCCGCCGCCGTCCTCGACGACGCGCTCGCCCTGTGGCAGGGCCCGCCGCTGGCCGACCTGCCGGACCGCACGGGGGAGTCGGCCCGCTGGGAGGCCCGCCGCCTCGACGCCCGCCGCGCGCGGCTGACGGCGGCGGTGGCGCTGGGGGAGGCGGAGCAGTACCTGCCGGAACTGACCGCGCTGTGCGGTGCGCACCCGCTGGACGAGCCGCTGCAGGCGCTGCGGCTGCGCGCGCTGCGGGCGGTGGGCCGGCCGGCGCAGGCGCTGGTGGCGTACGAGGCCGTACGCCGTCTCCTCGCCGACCGCCTGGGCACCGACCCGGGCCCGGAGCTGCGCGCCCTGCACGCGGAACTCCTGGCCGCCGACGCCGGCGCCCGCCCCGGCAGCGCCCCGGCGCCCACCCCGCGTGGGAACGACCGGGCGCACGCCCCGCACGAGGACGACCGGGCGCCGGGCGCCCCGGCCGGCCCCGCCGCCGGGAACGACGGTGGCGGATCCCGGGCCGCCGTCGGCCCTGACGAAGCCGGGTCCCGGGCCGCCGTCGGCCACGACGGTGCGGGGTCACGAGCCCCCGTCGGCCACGACGACTCCGGATCCCGGGCCCCCGTCACCCCCCACGGCACCACCCCCCGGAACCCGGACGACGGCTTCGCCGCCGGGGGCGCCCGGCCGGGTCCGCCCGGGAACCTCCGTGCCCGGCTCACCTCCTTCGTCGGCCGCGACGGCGACATTGCCGCCCTGCGGCAGGACCTCGGCGCCGCCCTGCGGCAGGATCCGCGGAGCGCACTGCGGCAGGACCCCGGAGCCGCCCTGCGTCGGCATCCCGGGAGCGCGCCGCGGCGCGACCTCGGCGGTGCGCGGCTCGTGACGCTGCTCGGGCCCGGCGGCGCGGGCAAGACCCGGTTGTCGCAGGAGGCGGGGGAGGCCGTCGCCGACGCCGTGCCCGACGGCGTGTGGCTCGCCGAACTCGCCCCCGTGCGCGACCCCGACGCCGTGCCCGAGGCCGTGCTCACCGCGCTCGGCGCCCGCGAGACCGTGCTGCGCGGCGCCGGCGCCGAGGAGATCCGCGCCGCCGCCGACCCCCAGCGCGACGACCCCGTCACCCGGCTCGTCGAGCACTGCGCCCGCCGCCGCATGCTGCTCATCCTCGACAACTGCGAGCACGTCGTGGACGCCGCCGCCCGCCTCGCCGAGGAACTCCTCGCCCGCTGCCCCGGCCTGACCGTCCTCGCCACCAGCCGCGAACCCCTCGGCATAGCGGGGGAGTCGCTGCGCCCCGTCGAGCCGCTGCCGCAGCCGTACGCCCTGGAACTGCTCGCCGACCGCGGCGCCGCCGCCCGCCCCGGCTTCCGGCCCGAGGACGACCCGGAGGCCGCCGCCGAGATCTGCCGCCGCCTCGACGGGCTCCCGCTCGCCATCGAACTGGCCGCCGCCCGGCTGCGGATGCTGACGCTCCGTCAGATCGCCGACCGGCTCGACGACCGCTTCCGCCTGCTCACCTCCGGCAGCCGCACCGTACTGCCCCGCCAGCAGACCCTGCGGGCCGTCGTCGACTGGTCCTGGGAACTGCTCGACGACGAGGAGCGCGGCGTCCTGCGCCGGCTGTCCGTGTTCGCCGGCGGCTGCGACCTCGCCGCCGCCGAGGCGGTCTGCGGACCGGCCGCGCTCGACGCGCTCGGCTCCCTCGTCGACAAGTCCCTCGTCGTCGCCGCCCCGGCCGAGGCGGGCGACGGCGCCGAGATGCGCTACCGGCTCCTGGAGACCGTCGCCGAGTACGCGGGAGAACGGCTCGACGAGTCCGGGGAACGCCCCGAGAGCGAACGCGCCCACCTCGTCCACTACCGCGAACTCGCCCGCACCGCCGACCCGTTGCTGCGCGGCTCCGGCCAGCGGGCCGCGATGGGCCGACTCCAGCAGGAGTACGAGAACATCCGCACCGCACTGCGCCGGGCCGTCGCCGCCCGCGCCGAGCAGGACGCCATCTGCCTGGTGCTGTCCCTCGTCTGGTACTGGCAGATGCGAGACCTGCGGATGGAGGCGCGGAACTGGACCTCCGCCGTGATGGAGCTCTTCCCCGACCCCTTCGAGGGACCCGTGCGGCCCGTCCCCGACCTCGTGGACCGCTGCACCGCCGCCGCGCCCCCCTTCCGCCCCGACGTCCTCGACGAGGCCCGGCGCGGCGTCCACCTGGCCCACCTCGCCTGCATGGACGTCGACATGGCGGCCTGGCAGACCGAGCGGGCGCAGGAGAAACTGCGGACCATCGCCGGTACCTACCGGCCCGGCCAGCCGCAGGTCTGCCGCATGCCGGGCAGCCTGTGGTTCTTCGCCGTGCTGCTCACCAGCGGGCTGGACCGCATCCGGGAGATCGCCGACGCGACGGTCGCCACCTGCCGTGCCCTGGGCGACGAATGGGACCTGGCCCAGGCGCTGGAGACCCGGGCCAACATCTTCGCCAACCGCTCCGACTGGGCGGTCGACGCGACCCGTGACGCGGAGGAGGCGCTGGAGATCTTCGAGCGCCTCGGGGACGCGTGGGGTGCCGCCGAGGCGCTCTCCGCCCGCGGCGAGGCCCTGGAGCGCACGGGGGCCTACCTGCGCGCCGCCGCCGACTACGAGACGGCGATCGAGCACGCCGACCGGCTCGGCGCCCACGCGCAGGTCGGCGTGTTGCGGTCCCGGCTCGGCGCCGCCCTGATCGAGGCCGGCCGGGGCGAGGAGGGCGAACGGCTGCTGTGGCGGGTGATCGAGGAGAACGCGGGGTCGGCGTCCGAGGGCATGCCCGCGGCCCGGATGTTCCTGTCGATGTGGCTCGGGTACACCGGCCGGCCCGCCGAGGGTCGCCAACAACTGGTCAGGCTCCGCGAGGAGTTCAAGGCCGTCGGGTTCCCGGTGTTCGACGCGCTGGTGCAGGGCCTGGACGCCTGGCTCGACACCCTGGAGGGCCGGTACGAGGAGGCGCTGGTACGGGTGCGCGAGGCGCTCCGCAGCGCCGGGGACCGGCTCATCCAGGTGATGGCGCCCCAGATGGGCTCGACGTACCTGGTCGTCGCCGCCCTCACCCTGGCCGGCCTCGACGGCGGCATCCGCACGGACGCCGCCCGCTGCCTCGGTGCCGCCGACGCGCTGCTGCCCAACGGGCATCTGCTCAACGTCGCGGAGCGCGCGAGCCGGCAGGAGGCCGAACGCCGGCTCAGGGAACTGCTCGGCGACCAGGCGTACGAGGCGGCGTACGCCGAGGGCGGTGGCCTCACTCTGGAGGAGGCCACCGCCCTCGTACGACGCGCACCGGCCGCTGCGGGAGACATGGGCGACATGGACATCGCGGGCGACGTGGGAGTCACCGGCGACACGGGCGACACGGGCGGCACGGGAGACAAGGACGACACGGGCGACCGGTGA